One genomic window of Streptomonospora nanhaiensis includes the following:
- a CDS encoding GNAT family N-acetyltransferase — translation MSRIEAGPIATRRLDLLPLRAEYAEEMAAVLADPALHAFTGGRPDTRTELRSRYERLVAGCPDPDVSWLNWVIRLRREGCLTGTVQATVRTSHHGRTAEVAWVVGTPWQRGGIATEAARALVAWLTRHRVREVTAHIHPAHDASAAVATAAGLTPTGEHHAGELRWRRKLMPTGE, via the coding sequence ATGAGCCGCATCGAGGCGGGGCCCATCGCCACCCGGCGCCTGGACCTGCTGCCGCTGCGCGCGGAGTACGCCGAGGAGATGGCCGCGGTGCTGGCCGACCCCGCACTGCACGCGTTCACCGGCGGCCGCCCCGACACCCGCACCGAGTTGCGCTCCCGCTACGAGCGGCTGGTGGCGGGCTGCCCCGACCCCGACGTGTCCTGGCTGAACTGGGTGATCCGGCTCCGCCGCGAGGGCTGCCTGACGGGCACGGTCCAGGCCACGGTGCGCACGTCGCACCACGGCCGCACCGCCGAGGTCGCGTGGGTGGTGGGCACCCCGTGGCAGCGCGGGGGAATCGCGACCGAGGCGGCCCGGGCCCTGGTCGCCTGGCTCACCCGCCACCGGGTGCGCGAGGTGACCGCCCACATCCACCCGGCCCACGACGCCTCCGCCGCCGTGGCCACCGCCGCGGGCCTCACCCCCACCGGCGAACACCACGCCGGTGAGCTGCGCTGGCGCCGGAAGCTGATGCCGACAGGCGAATGA
- a CDS encoding PP2C family protein-serine/threonine phosphatase produces MRRAGRGPEPAGTGGGEGGGPGDSAYAPLLEDSAEELYESAPCGYLSTLMDGTIVKANATLLRWLGRERGAVVGRLRFADLLTVGGRLYHETHFAPLLRMQGEVHGIALEIRTADGSRRPVLATSVVKTGEDGEPLLIRTTLTDARDRRSYETELLRARGAAEDAQRRAEEAQREAEDARRRAESDRARLQEALTVLQQSLLPDMLPTIPGLEAAAHYHTASPDQVGGDFYDLFPLGANRWGFFLGDVVGKGPEAATLTSLTRYTLRAAALYADEPTAALAVLNAVLTERDTGGDPRYCTALFGLLEREGAGFDVRLAGGGHPPAIAVRAEGGAEPLETPGGMVVGILPDAPFASARTRLAPGDSLLLYTDGLTEARVGGDRHLFGEDALRAFAAEHGRDGPQALVRALVGLLDDLGEGLSDDTALLCLGVPAAAAPAGGRSL; encoded by the coding sequence ATGCGCCGGGCCGGCCGTGGCCCGGAGCCGGCGGGCACCGGGGGCGGCGAGGGCGGCGGCCCCGGCGACTCCGCGTACGCGCCGCTGCTGGAGGACAGCGCGGAGGAGCTGTACGAGAGCGCGCCCTGCGGCTACCTGTCGACGCTCATGGACGGCACGATCGTCAAGGCCAACGCCACCCTGCTGCGGTGGCTGGGCCGCGAGCGCGGCGCGGTCGTCGGCCGGCTGCGGTTCGCCGACCTGCTGACGGTCGGCGGGCGGCTGTACCACGAGACCCACTTCGCGCCGCTGCTGCGCATGCAGGGCGAGGTCCACGGCATCGCCCTGGAGATCCGGACGGCCGACGGCTCCCGCCGACCGGTGCTGGCCACGTCGGTCGTCAAGACCGGGGAGGACGGCGAGCCGCTGCTGATCCGCACGACGCTCACCGACGCCCGAGACCGGCGCTCCTACGAGACCGAGCTGCTGCGGGCGCGCGGCGCCGCCGAGGACGCGCAGCGGCGGGCCGAGGAGGCGCAGCGTGAAGCGGAGGACGCGCGGCGCCGGGCCGAGTCCGACCGGGCGCGGCTCCAGGAGGCGCTGACCGTCCTCCAGCAAAGCCTGCTGCCCGACATGCTGCCCACGATCCCGGGCCTGGAGGCGGCCGCGCACTACCACACGGCCTCTCCCGACCAGGTCGGCGGCGACTTCTACGACCTGTTCCCCCTCGGTGCCAACCGGTGGGGCTTCTTCCTCGGCGACGTGGTCGGCAAGGGCCCCGAGGCGGCCACGCTGACCTCGCTCACCCGCTACACCCTGCGCGCCGCCGCGCTCTACGCGGACGAGCCGACGGCGGCGCTGGCCGTGCTCAACGCCGTCCTCACCGAGCGCGACACCGGCGGCGACCCGCGCTACTGCACCGCCCTGTTCGGGCTGCTCGAACGCGAGGGCGCGGGGTTCGACGTGCGGCTGGCCGGCGGCGGCCACCCGCCGGCCATCGCGGTGCGGGCCGAGGGGGGCGCCGAGCCGCTGGAGACCCCGGGCGGAATGGTGGTCGGCATCCTGCCCGACGCGCCGTTCGCCTCCGCGCGCACCCGGCTGGCGCCCGGCGACAGCCTGCTCCTCTACACCGACGGCCTCACCGAGGCGCGCGTCGGCGGCGACCGCCACCTGTTCGGCGAGGACGCCCTGCGCGCGTTCGCCGCCGAGCACGGCCGCGACGGCCCCCAGGCCCTGGTGCGCGCGCTCGTCGGCCTGCTGGACGACCTCGGCGAGGGCCTCAGCGACGACACCGCCCTGCTGTGCCTGGGCGTGCCCGCCGCGGCGGCTCCCGCCGGCGGGCGGTCCCTCTAG
- a CDS encoding bifunctional glycosyltransferase family 2/GtrA family protein has product MTGVADAAVREGAGARPATAWVDIVVPVFNEERALPGCLEVLCAHLAERMPFHWCVTVVDNASTDRTLAVANELAQELDRVRMLHLDRKGRGLALRTAWGYSDADVVVYMDVDLSTGLDALLPLIAPLVNGHSDIAIGSRLAPGARTVRGSRRELISRAYNTVVRWTHGARFSDAQCGFKAARTDVVRPLLTHVQDDAWFFDTELLLLAEYNGLRVHEVPVDWIEDVDTRVDVVRTALDDLAGLARVARAKATGAARVAGLPRRPAPRPAHPRAVLAPPRGGLPWQLASFAVIGAVSTGATAVLYAVLRAWLPPLVANLAALVATTLWNTEANRRHTFSRPGGARGRAHVRGLAVFALYYALTSGALLALHALAPDPARWLEVGVLVVSSAAGTALRFVLLRSWVFRPGTGTPAKEED; this is encoded by the coding sequence ATGACGGGAGTGGCAGACGCGGCCGTCCGGGAGGGAGCCGGGGCGCGGCCCGCGACCGCGTGGGTCGACATCGTCGTCCCGGTGTTCAACGAGGAGCGGGCGCTGCCGGGGTGCCTGGAGGTTTTGTGCGCGCACCTGGCCGAGCGGATGCCGTTCCACTGGTGCGTCACCGTGGTCGACAACGCCAGCACCGACCGCACCCTGGCCGTGGCCAACGAACTGGCCCAGGAGCTGGACCGGGTGCGGATGCTGCACCTGGACCGCAAGGGGCGGGGCCTGGCGCTGCGCACCGCGTGGGGCTACAGCGACGCCGACGTGGTGGTCTACATGGACGTGGACCTGTCCACCGGCCTGGACGCCCTGCTCCCGCTGATCGCGCCGCTGGTCAACGGGCACTCCGACATCGCCATCGGCAGCCGCCTGGCTCCCGGGGCGCGGACGGTGCGCGGGAGCCGGCGCGAGCTGATCTCGCGGGCCTACAACACGGTGGTCCGCTGGACGCACGGCGCGCGGTTCTCCGACGCCCAGTGCGGGTTCAAGGCCGCGCGCACCGACGTCGTCCGCCCGCTGCTCACACACGTCCAGGACGACGCCTGGTTCTTCGACACCGAACTGCTGCTGCTCGCCGAGTACAACGGGCTGCGCGTGCACGAGGTCCCGGTCGACTGGATCGAGGACGTCGACACCCGCGTCGACGTCGTGCGCACCGCGCTCGACGACCTCGCCGGGCTGGCGCGGGTGGCCCGCGCCAAGGCCACCGGCGCAGCCCGGGTGGCCGGGCTGCCGCGCCGGCCCGCGCCCCGGCCGGCTCACCCGCGGGCCGTGCTCGCCCCGCCGCGCGGCGGGCTGCCCTGGCAGTTGGCGTCGTTCGCCGTGATCGGCGCGGTGTCCACCGGGGCCACGGCGGTGCTCTACGCCGTGCTGCGCGCCTGGCTGCCGCCGCTGGTGGCCAACCTCGCCGCCCTGGTCGCCACGACCCTGTGGAACACCGAGGCCAACCGGCGCCACACGTTCTCGCGCCCGGGGGGCGCGCGCGGGCGCGCCCACGTCCGGGGGCTGGCCGTGTTCGCCCTGTACTACGCGCTCACCTCGGGCGCGCTGCTGGCGCTGCACGCGCTCGCCCCCGACCCCGCCCGGTGGCTGGAGGTCGGCGTCCTCGTGGTGTCGTCCGCCGCCGGAACGGCGCTGCGCTTCGTGCTGCTGCGGTCGTGGGTCTTCCGGCCCGGCACCGGCACCCCGGCCAAGGAGGAGGACTGA
- a CDS encoding tetratricopeptide repeat protein, with the protein MSRWGRTAWAASATVLAAVLVGSGLWVSGGTSWQAVERLGWLAGVGAFVFPVTGVWVWALRSAGEPESAPRPDRGGWWSAPVREVDALRAGAHRSQEGLPPYVARDRDAELADRVGEAVEHGGMVLVVGPSTTGKTRAAWNAVANHLGDRHVFVPAPGCDPWALLGAVAEHARRGGRAVVWLDDLDRHLRYGTDIDQAVVQRLHEAHAVIVATMRQGPYDDLTSSAAGERGSAERNRQLVRTAVVRMDRTWSEQELERAAASGSRPLADAARRQRADRGHGVGEYLASAPQLLELWHATRDLARGEGGHPRGHRVVAAAVDLARIGVARADTALLEAAHHAYPLPPVLRPESFAEALAWATREHENTCGLLLPAGDGDPDLWRPFDYLVDETDTPVPPQLWDIVLDRLDDPDAQVAFGWAAYDTDRFAVAEAVWRKAAEVRSPRALNGLGCLCLRRGDAGEAESWFRQAVDAGHTGAMCNLGMALSDQPGKEGEAETWYRRAITAGSVAAMTNLGVLLSARGDKGEAESWYRRAWEKGSAKAAANLGHLLADRGDHDEAVVFLRSAAEAGGTRSVGRLGRLLYQRGRPEEAEAWLLRAAGSGETDAMMYLFRLYTERGEPEQALSWLRRAADGGSALAMYGMGAHLTADDPAEAEAWFRRGAEAGLPAAEYALGVRLKARGESAEAEAWIRKAADTGEPSAMFALGKDAYQRDDRVEARRWFHRAAEDGHSPSTLYLGLLCEEEDDPAGAETWYRRGADAGDVDAMTNLGYLLQRRRGPHEAEAWYRKAAEGGRLRAMTHLADILVGRDEHDEAGAWYRKAAAAGYPRAMARLGDLLCRQREFGEAEEWYRRAADRGDVHAMCGLGAVLEKAGRTAEAEAWYRKAADEGHVPAHFFLGRLLDGRGEADAAEAGYRAAAERGYIPAMASLGALLYSGGEPAEARSWWLRAAERGDTDAMRRLARAHEEQGDYGQAESWWRRAAETGDAGAMVGLALLKETSGDRREAAKWYRRAATRGFHDDVRRLLALRLLMVFPAPLRTGMFRRLKQWEAENHTRVEAERGDAEAMAELAVLLHRQGDAAAAEHWLRRAVDGGHTPAMVDLAELLADRGETAEADALLRAAAGSGDTRAMTRLGLRGEERGDTEEAESWLRRAVENGDTDAMVLLGGLLLRKGETGEADRRWRLAADTGHPAAMDVLGIQAEERGEVDDAERWYRRAVEADPDGSGSDAMTNLGNLLETRGRIAEAEEWYRRAAAATGRFRPVALLSVALGKRKRRLRAALWRRRAWRLATPDDAASLARLLSERGDRREAERWSRRSPEGGRPAAGPADRAHPTGSG; encoded by the coding sequence ATGAGTCGGTGGGGGAGGACCGCCTGGGCCGCCTCGGCCACGGTTCTGGCCGCTGTGCTGGTCGGGTCGGGCCTGTGGGTGAGCGGCGGGACGTCGTGGCAGGCCGTGGAACGCCTTGGCTGGCTGGCCGGTGTCGGGGCGTTCGTCTTCCCGGTGACCGGCGTGTGGGTGTGGGCGCTGCGCTCCGCGGGCGAGCCCGAGTCGGCCCCCCGGCCTGACCGCGGCGGCTGGTGGTCGGCCCCCGTGCGCGAGGTGGACGCCCTCCGCGCCGGAGCGCACCGCTCCCAGGAAGGGCTGCCGCCATACGTCGCGCGCGACCGCGACGCCGAGCTCGCCGACCGCGTCGGCGAGGCCGTCGAACACGGCGGCATGGTGCTGGTGGTCGGCCCCTCCACGACGGGCAAGACCCGCGCCGCGTGGAACGCCGTGGCGAACCACCTCGGCGACCGCCACGTGTTCGTCCCCGCCCCGGGCTGCGACCCCTGGGCGCTCCTGGGCGCCGTCGCCGAGCACGCGCGCCGCGGGGGGCGCGCCGTGGTCTGGCTCGACGACCTCGACCGCCACCTCCGCTACGGCACCGACATCGACCAGGCCGTCGTCCAGCGGCTCCACGAGGCGCACGCGGTGATCGTGGCCACCATGCGCCAGGGCCCCTATGACGACCTCACCTCCTCCGCCGCCGGTGAGCGCGGCAGCGCGGAGCGGAACCGGCAGCTCGTCCGCACAGCCGTGGTCCGCATGGACCGCACGTGGAGTGAACAGGAGCTGGAGCGCGCCGCCGCGAGCGGCAGCCGGCCGCTGGCGGACGCCGCGCGCCGCCAGCGCGCCGATCGGGGGCACGGGGTCGGCGAGTACCTGGCGTCGGCGCCCCAGCTCCTGGAGCTCTGGCACGCCACCAGGGACCTCGCGCGCGGGGAAGGCGGCCACCCCCGCGGCCACCGAGTCGTGGCCGCCGCCGTGGACCTCGCCCGGATCGGCGTGGCGCGCGCCGACACCGCCCTGCTGGAGGCCGCCCACCACGCCTACCCGCTACCTCCCGTGCTGCGCCCGGAGAGCTTCGCGGAGGCTCTGGCCTGGGCCACGCGGGAGCACGAGAACACCTGCGGCCTCCTGCTGCCGGCCGGCGACGGCGACCCGGACCTCTGGCGCCCCTTCGACTACCTCGTCGACGAGACCGACACACCGGTGCCGCCGCAGCTGTGGGACATCGTCCTGGACCGCCTGGACGACCCGGACGCCCAGGTCGCCTTCGGCTGGGCCGCCTACGACACCGACCGGTTCGCGGTCGCCGAGGCCGTCTGGCGCAAGGCCGCCGAGGTGCGGAGTCCGCGCGCGCTCAACGGCCTGGGCTGCCTGTGCCTGCGCCGCGGCGACGCAGGGGAAGCGGAGTCCTGGTTCCGGCAGGCCGTGGACGCCGGCCACACCGGTGCGATGTGCAACCTGGGGATGGCGCTCTCCGACCAGCCCGGCAAGGAGGGCGAGGCGGAGACGTGGTACCGCCGCGCGATCACGGCCGGGTCGGTCGCGGCCATGACCAACCTCGGCGTCCTTCTCTCGGCGCGGGGGGACAAGGGCGAAGCGGAGTCCTGGTACCGGCGGGCCTGGGAGAAGGGCAGCGCCAAAGCCGCCGCCAACCTCGGCCATCTGCTCGCCGACAGGGGCGACCACGACGAGGCCGTGGTGTTCCTGCGGAGTGCCGCTGAGGCCGGCGGGACGCGCTCCGTGGGCCGCCTGGGGAGGCTGCTCTACCAGCGGGGTCGGCCCGAGGAGGCGGAGGCGTGGCTGCTGCGGGCGGCCGGCAGCGGCGAGACCGACGCCATGATGTACCTGTTCCGCCTGTACACGGAGCGCGGGGAGCCCGAGCAGGCCCTGTCCTGGCTGCGCCGGGCCGCGGACGGCGGCAGCGCCCTGGCGATGTACGGCATGGGAGCGCACCTCACCGCCGACGACCCGGCGGAGGCGGAGGCGTGGTTCCGCCGCGGCGCCGAGGCCGGGCTCCCCGCCGCGGAGTACGCGCTGGGAGTACGGCTGAAGGCGAGAGGGGAGTCGGCGGAGGCGGAGGCGTGGATCCGGAAGGCAGCCGACACGGGGGAGCCCTCCGCGATGTTCGCGCTGGGAAAGGACGCCTACCAGCGGGACGATCGCGTCGAGGCCAGGCGCTGGTTTCACCGGGCCGCCGAAGACGGCCACAGCCCCTCGACGCTCTACCTCGGCCTGCTGTGCGAGGAGGAGGACGACCCCGCGGGCGCGGAGACGTGGTACCGGCGGGGTGCCGACGCCGGTGACGTGGACGCCATGACCAACCTCGGCTACCTCCTCCAGCGCAGGCGCGGTCCGCACGAGGCGGAGGCGTGGTACCGGAAGGCGGCAGAGGGCGGCCGGCTCCGCGCCATGACCCACCTCGCGGACATCCTGGTCGGCCGGGACGAACACGACGAGGCCGGGGCCTGGTACCGGAAGGCCGCGGCAGCCGGCTACCCACGGGCCATGGCGCGCCTTGGCGACCTGCTGTGCAGGCAACGAGAGTTCGGCGAGGCCGAGGAGTGGTACCGGCGCGCCGCGGACCGCGGCGACGTCCACGCCATGTGCGGGTTGGGCGCCGTGTTGGAGAAGGCGGGAAGAACCGCCGAGGCCGAGGCCTGGTACCGCAAAGCGGCCGACGAGGGGCATGTCCCCGCGCACTTCTTCCTCGGCCGGCTCCTGGACGGCCGCGGAGAGGCGGACGCGGCTGAGGCGGGATACCGCGCAGCGGCGGAGAGGGGCTACATCCCCGCTATGGCGAGCCTCGGCGCCCTGCTGTACAGCGGCGGCGAGCCGGCCGAGGCGCGGTCGTGGTGGCTGCGTGCCGCCGAACGCGGCGACACCGATGCCATGCGCCGTCTCGCGCGCGCCCACGAGGAGCAAGGCGACTACGGACAGGCCGAGTCGTGGTGGCGGCGCGCGGCCGAGACCGGCGACGCCGGGGCCATGGTGGGCCTGGCCCTCCTGAAGGAGACGTCCGGGGACCGCCGCGAGGCCGCGAAGTGGTACCGGCGCGCGGCGACCCGCGGCTTCCACGACGATGTCCGGCGCCTCCTCGCGCTCCGACTCCTCATGGTCTTTCCCGCGCCGCTGCGAACCGGCATGTTCCGGCGCCTGAAACAGTGGGAGGCCGAGAACCACACCCGCGTGGAGGCTGAGCGCGGCGACGCCGAGGCCATGGCCGAACTGGCCGTCCTGCTCCACCGCCAGGGGGACGCGGCGGCAGCCGAGCACTGGCTGCGGCGTGCCGTCGACGGCGGGCACACACCCGCCATGGTGGATCTCGCCGAACTGCTCGCGGACCGGGGCGAGACCGCGGAGGCCGACGCCCTGCTCCGCGCGGCGGCCGGCAGCGGAGACACCCGCGCCATGACCCGGCTCGGTCTGCGCGGGGAGGAGCGGGGCGACACCGAGGAAGCGGAGTCCTGGCTGCGCCGCGCCGTTGAGAACGGCGACACCGATGCCATGGTCCTCCTCGGAGGGCTGCTGCTGCGCAAGGGCGAGACCGGCGAGGCAGACCGCCGGTGGCGGCTGGCCGCCGACACCGGCCACCCCGCGGCCATGGACGTGCTCGGCATCCAAGCCGAGGAGCGGGGGGAGGTCGACGACGCGGAGCGGTGGTACCGGCGCGCGGTGGAGGCGGACCCCGACGGAAGCGGGTCCGACGCCATGACCAACCTCGGCAACCTCCTGGAGACGCGGGGCAGGATCGCCGAGGCGGAGGAGTGGTATCGGCGCGCCGCCGCAGCGACAGGGCGGTTCCGACCGGTCGCGCTGCTCAGCGTCGCCCTGGGCAAGCGCAAGAGGCGGCTGCGTGCCGCCCTCTGGCGGCGACGGGCATGGCGCCTCGCCACCCCCGACGACGCCGCCTCCCTCGCCCGCCTGCTCTCCGAGCGCGGAGACCGGCGGGAGGCGGAGCGGTGGTCCCGTCGCTCCCCGGAGGGCGGCCGGCCCGCCGCGGGCCCCGCCGACCGGGCACACCCGACCGGTTCCGGGTGA
- a CDS encoding NAD-dependent epimerase/dehydratase family protein, with protein sequence MRVLLAGATGSLGRALLPRLVAAGHSVVALTRRPASAERIRAARVQPVVADVMDADGLARALEGQHVDAVVHQATAITGVPLRHRDLAATDALRDAGTRNLMRAAESTGAKRFVTQSFFLGYGWRDHGTRPLTEEDPFAVPDGGAFDGHLRSLRSNEDQVLGAAGLEGVALRYGLFYGRDPSTLSMMRLARRRLLPAPRRAAVLHPVHIEDAAEATVAALHHGGAGRAYNIADDTPVGMDVFLDHLAAAAGAPRPVRVPGALLRPAPYLHSLLVSTRIRLDCGRAAAELGWRPRYASCAEGLAAVAARPAEDAG encoded by the coding sequence ATGAGGGTCCTGCTCGCCGGCGCCACCGGCTCACTCGGGCGCGCGCTGCTCCCCCGGCTGGTCGCGGCCGGCCATTCCGTGGTCGCCCTCACCCGCCGCCCCGCCAGTGCCGAGCGGATCCGGGCGGCGCGGGTGCAGCCGGTCGTGGCCGACGTGATGGACGCCGACGGCCTCGCGCGGGCCCTGGAGGGGCAGCACGTCGACGCGGTCGTCCACCAGGCGACCGCCATCACCGGCGTGCCCCTGCGCCACCGCGACCTGGCGGCGACCGACGCCCTGCGGGACGCGGGCACCCGCAACCTGATGCGCGCGGCCGAGTCGACCGGCGCGAAGCGCTTCGTCACCCAGTCCTTCTTCCTCGGCTACGGGTGGAGGGACCACGGAACCCGGCCGCTCACCGAGGAGGACCCCTTCGCGGTGCCGGACGGCGGGGCCTTCGACGGGCACCTGCGCTCCCTGCGGTCCAACGAGGACCAGGTGCTCGGCGCCGCCGGACTGGAGGGGGTGGCCCTGCGCTACGGGCTCTTCTACGGCCGCGATCCGTCGACGCTGTCCATGATGCGGCTGGCCCGCAGGCGGCTGCTCCCCGCGCCGCGGCGGGCCGCCGTCCTGCACCCCGTCCACATCGAGGACGCCGCGGAGGCCACCGTGGCGGCGCTGCACCACGGCGGCGCGGGCCGGGCCTACAACATCGCCGACGACACCCCGGTCGGCATGGACGTGTTCCTGGACCACCTCGCGGCCGCCGCGGGCGCGCCCCGGCCCGTGCGGGTCCCCGGCGCGCTGCTGCGCCCCGCGCCCTACCTGCACTCGCTGCTGGTGAGCACCCGCATCCGCCTCGACTGCGGCCGGGCCGCGGCCGAACTCGGCTGGCGGCCGAGGTACGCCTCCTGCGCGGAGGGCCTGGCGGCGGTGGCGGCGCGGCCGGCGGAAGACGCCGGATAG
- a CDS encoding alpha/beta fold hydrolase has translation MDVLSRNNVVVTGRADGRAVVLAHGFGCDQNLWRLVAPRLEPEFRVVLFDYVGSGGSDLSAWSAERYGTLDGYARDAVEVCEALDLRGAVFVGHSVSAMVGVLAAAALPERIDALAMVTPSPRYIDDEGYRGGFSTADIDELLESLDSNYLGWSAAMAPVIMGNPERPELGKELENAFCATDPVIAGVFARTTFLSDNRADLPSVAIPTLVVECAEDAIAPREVGAYVHAAIPGSRLVTLDATGHCPQLSAPQATADAIAAFARGLA, from the coding sequence GTGGACGTCCTGAGCCGCAACAACGTCGTGGTGACCGGCCGCGCCGACGGCCGGGCCGTGGTCCTGGCGCACGGCTTCGGCTGCGACCAGAACCTGTGGCGCCTGGTGGCGCCCCGGCTGGAGCCGGAGTTCCGCGTCGTCCTCTTCGACTACGTCGGATCGGGCGGCTCGGACCTGTCGGCGTGGAGCGCCGAGCGCTACGGGACGCTCGACGGCTACGCCCGCGACGCCGTCGAGGTGTGCGAGGCGCTGGACCTGCGCGGCGCGGTGTTCGTCGGCCACTCGGTCAGCGCGATGGTGGGGGTCCTGGCGGCCGCCGCCCTGCCGGAGCGCATCGACGCGCTGGCCATGGTCACCCCTTCGCCCCGCTACATCGACGACGAGGGCTACCGGGGCGGGTTCAGCACCGCCGACATCGACGAACTGCTGGAGTCGCTCGACTCCAACTACCTGGGCTGGTCCGCCGCCATGGCGCCGGTCATCATGGGCAACCCGGAGCGGCCGGAGCTGGGCAAAGAGCTGGAGAACGCGTTCTGCGCGACCGATCCCGTGATCGCCGGCGTGTTCGCCCGCACCACGTTCCTGTCCGACAACCGCGCGGACCTCCCGTCGGTGGCCATCCCGACCCTGGTCGTGGAGTGCGCCGAGGACGCGATCGCGCCGCGCGAGGTGGGCGCCTACGTGCACGCCGCCATCCCGGGCAGCCGCCTGGTCACCCTGGACGCCACCGGCCACTGCCCCCAGCTCAGCGCGCCCCAGGCCACGGCCGACGCGATCGCCGCCTTCGCGCGCGGCCTGGCGTGA
- the sigJ gene encoding RNA polymerase sigma factor SigJ, with protein MQPPEEDERSAFHRHRGLVFTLAYDILGTVADAEDVVQETWLRWAGVDPAGVDNPRAYIARVATRLAVDRLRRLQRLLREDYVGPWLPEPLVEPADPADGIARAEAVTFGLLVVLRTLSPLERAAFVLREAFGFEHAEIARVLDRSPEAVRQLVHRARRHVQERRPRFEADRHAARAVAERFVAAAVGGDLAELLTALAPDVVLWNDGGGRAPAALRPVRGSDKVARLLAAVGPDFAGFTPVWIPSGGGPTVVLIAEDGPRAVVAVETDPSGRFVQAVHALANPDKLRHVNAAAGRP; from the coding sequence ATGCAGCCGCCGGAGGAGGACGAGCGGTCCGCGTTCCATCGGCACCGCGGCCTGGTGTTCACGCTCGCCTACGACATCCTGGGGACCGTGGCCGACGCCGAGGACGTCGTCCAGGAGACCTGGCTGCGCTGGGCCGGGGTCGACCCCGCCGGGGTGGACAACCCGCGCGCCTACATCGCGCGCGTCGCCACCCGCCTGGCGGTCGACCGGCTGCGCCGCCTCCAGCGCCTCCTCCGGGAGGACTACGTCGGCCCGTGGCTCCCCGAGCCGCTGGTCGAGCCCGCGGACCCCGCGGACGGGATCGCGCGCGCCGAGGCGGTGACGTTCGGCCTGCTGGTGGTCCTGCGAACGCTCTCGCCCCTGGAGCGGGCCGCGTTCGTCCTGCGCGAGGCGTTCGGGTTCGAGCACGCCGAGATCGCCCGGGTGCTGGACCGCTCACCGGAGGCCGTGCGCCAGCTCGTCCACCGCGCCCGCCGCCACGTCCAGGAGCGCCGCCCCCGCTTCGAGGCCGACCGCCACGCCGCCCGCGCGGTCGCCGAGCGCTTCGTCGCCGCCGCGGTCGGCGGCGACCTGGCCGAACTGCTGACGGCCCTGGCGCCCGACGTCGTGCTGTGGAACGACGGCGGCGGCCGCGCCCCCGCCGCGCTCCGCCCGGTGCGGGGCAGCGACAAGGTCGCCCGGCTGCTCGCCGCGGTGGGCCCGGATTTCGCCGGGTTCACCCCGGTGTGGATCCCCTCCGGCGGCGGCCCCACGGTGGTACTGATCGCCGAGGACGGCCCCCGCGCCGTGGTGGCCGTCGAGACGGACCCGTCAGGCCGCTTCGTCCAGGCGGTCCACGCCCTGGCCAACCCCGACAAACTCCGGCACGTCAACGCCGCGGCAGGAAGGCCCTGA